The following are encoded together in the Pseudoalteromonas piscicida genome:
- a CDS encoding tape measure protein — protein MADKTLQLALRIVAEATGKQNLEQLVAELRNIEQSADDAAPATDQLGQNLDETAQAAKQTSKQSTELADDLASSTTASAKLGESLQDVSNKAKTTASNTQTLSGDLNQVGTATTNASQKAGVLADVIDELGNQQELIRAFERSKRELEEQEIATAAAAHALDQLQKQAQDTTKPFVELARGIDLAERDLQQMRAELTQQITKHNSLQAELKRSGIDTKDLTVAKRNLAAGFTKAGKSVDGFTQDLKQGSAAQQAHAASLGSVASQIAAVAAAYVGLDQVGQAVRSVFETGDKFEKLQVQMNGLMGSIAQGEKASAWITEFTKNTPLQLGEVSQAFVKLKAFGLDPMDGTLQSITDSALKLGGGYQEVEGISLALGQAWAKQKLQGEEILQLVERGIPVWDMLQTVTGKNVQELQKLSSAGQLGRDVIKQLIDEMGRTSTGSAAAQMALFSGQVSNAKDNLEQFYNLIAKSGAMDWLKGQIGDLNKEFAAMAADGRLQEWAQSISDTIVATGTAIKDTITTLYEYREEIGFVAKAWLALKIGSYFSSVVAGAVSATRAFVTYRAAVTAATTATNAATVAANRWRNVAGVIARGGVYLALTNEVINLIGEYQNLKVAEAGVAESQRNAELQAAKLKGEFEVISATTGILVTNLKELEAAVAAGTLVMNETTGAYENAARKAEALAEATRIAAEEERKRQELLRLTIPEALRVIETLEQQAQNLNGVRAGVDGFIQSIESARTALAGAGAEYSQQLVLLDSLKAKFESHNESLERQAYLTNDVSKAYKELGITSADALTQTATKLQGAFELLQQSNEPVAMQQQAFLKWAKAAVEAANATDQTVPASVQAAAAALGLTAELDKLVNAANKLKPATDENSTATAKFASVLASTRAAMENNKKILDSSTASAEQKAKAQAALNRQTGLVVEQETDLARVRELETKNLQGLNVEQRKLEQELEQVNQQYKVGALTAEDYQHKKERISNILSVVNDLLGDFKDAQDDATNATKRGTRATEDATKANERSLKSLRQQKEELERVSQSANRAATSMSNYQNRNRPTVEQIVDYQEKYETGRGAAYRFESDEVIAERARREREKMQQQQYAQFERAINASTSTSELSKIYDRIFKQLVYIDGEQKRALRDLIDRQRESLKQVASAKRNPTRSNTITPRENTEYYSPSPVPTRPNNSSPLSDAVNGKLDKLLTLLTGQQSGKRIVLELKLPSGNTAELYTTIRDQLLEELEQLSNAQ, from the coding sequence ATGGCAGATAAAACACTCCAGCTCGCATTAAGAATAGTGGCTGAAGCCACTGGCAAACAGAACTTAGAACAACTGGTTGCTGAGCTAAGAAACATTGAACAAAGCGCTGATGATGCCGCACCTGCCACTGACCAACTCGGCCAGAATTTAGATGAGACGGCCCAAGCCGCAAAGCAAACGAGCAAGCAATCAACTGAGCTTGCCGATGACTTAGCGTCGTCAACTACCGCTAGCGCTAAGCTGGGTGAGTCTCTTCAAGACGTCTCAAATAAAGCGAAAACCACGGCGAGCAATACGCAAACACTGAGCGGCGACTTAAATCAAGTTGGTACAGCTACAACGAACGCCAGCCAAAAAGCAGGCGTGCTTGCGGATGTCATAGACGAGCTAGGCAATCAGCAAGAACTTATTCGTGCCTTTGAGCGTTCAAAGCGTGAACTCGAAGAGCAAGAGATTGCCACGGCTGCCGCCGCGCACGCACTCGACCAATTACAAAAACAAGCACAAGACACCACCAAACCATTTGTAGAGCTTGCCCGAGGCATCGACCTTGCAGAGCGAGACTTGCAGCAAATGCGGGCTGAGCTGACGCAGCAAATTACCAAGCATAACTCTCTGCAAGCTGAGCTAAAACGCTCAGGCATTGATACTAAAGACCTTACCGTTGCAAAGCGTAATTTAGCCGCAGGCTTTACTAAAGCTGGTAAGTCTGTTGATGGATTTACGCAAGACCTAAAGCAAGGCAGTGCTGCCCAACAAGCGCATGCGGCAAGCCTTGGTAGCGTCGCAAGCCAAATCGCGGCGGTTGCTGCTGCCTATGTTGGGTTAGACCAAGTTGGCCAAGCTGTGCGCTCCGTGTTTGAAACAGGCGATAAGTTTGAAAAGCTCCAGGTGCAAATGAATGGCCTGATGGGCAGCATTGCCCAAGGTGAGAAGGCCAGCGCCTGGATAACTGAGTTTACTAAAAATACGCCGCTTCAGCTCGGTGAAGTATCACAAGCATTTGTGAAGCTCAAGGCGTTTGGCCTAGACCCAATGGACGGCACGCTGCAATCTATTACAGACAGCGCACTAAAACTAGGTGGAGGTTATCAGGAGGTTGAAGGGATAAGCCTCGCGCTTGGCCAAGCCTGGGCTAAACAGAAACTGCAAGGTGAAGAAATCCTTCAGCTAGTTGAACGTGGTATTCCTGTATGGGATATGCTGCAAACGGTCACGGGTAAAAACGTACAGGAACTACAAAAGTTAAGTAGCGCAGGCCAGCTAGGCCGTGACGTTATCAAACAATTGATTGACGAAATGGGCAGAACCAGCACAGGCAGTGCCGCTGCACAAATGGCATTATTTAGCGGCCAGGTCTCTAACGCCAAAGACAATCTGGAACAGTTTTATAACCTCATTGCTAAGTCTGGTGCAATGGATTGGCTCAAGGGCCAGATTGGTGATTTAAACAAAGAATTTGCTGCAATGGCAGCTGATGGCCGATTGCAAGAATGGGCGCAGTCAATCAGCGATACCATTGTGGCAACCGGCACTGCTATCAAAGACACCATCACTACGCTGTATGAATACCGTGAGGAGATAGGATTTGTAGCCAAAGCGTGGCTTGCGCTTAAAATCGGCTCTTATTTTAGTAGTGTTGTGGCAGGTGCAGTGAGTGCCACCCGGGCATTTGTTACCTATAGAGCCGCCGTAACCGCAGCGACAACAGCCACCAATGCTGCGACCGTTGCTGCAAACCGCTGGCGCAATGTGGCTGGTGTGATTGCCCGAGGCGGTGTGTATTTAGCGCTAACCAATGAGGTTATTAACCTGATTGGTGAGTATCAAAATTTAAAAGTTGCTGAAGCAGGCGTCGCGGAAAGTCAGCGCAATGCCGAGTTACAAGCTGCCAAGTTAAAAGGCGAGTTTGAAGTTATCAGTGCAACCACTGGCATACTGGTAACAAACCTAAAAGAGCTAGAGGCTGCCGTGGCTGCTGGCACGCTGGTCATGAATGAAACCACCGGAGCCTATGAAAACGCAGCACGTAAAGCCGAAGCGCTCGCCGAGGCCACACGCATTGCCGCTGAAGAAGAGCGCAAGCGCCAAGAATTGCTCAGGCTCACCATACCTGAAGCGCTGCGTGTGATAGAAACATTAGAGCAACAGGCGCAAAACCTAAATGGTGTACGCGCTGGTGTTGATGGTTTTATCCAATCCATTGAGTCGGCACGTACCGCGCTCGCTGGTGCTGGGGCTGAGTATAGCCAGCAATTAGTATTACTGGACTCATTAAAAGCTAAGTTTGAATCTCATAACGAATCGCTAGAACGCCAAGCATACCTGACCAACGATGTAAGCAAAGCCTATAAAGAGCTGGGCATCACCAGCGCCGACGCACTGACTCAAACGGCTACTAAATTACAAGGAGCGTTTGAACTACTCCAACAAAGCAATGAACCAGTTGCGATGCAGCAACAAGCCTTTTTGAAGTGGGCCAAAGCCGCCGTTGAAGCCGCCAACGCCACAGACCAAACTGTGCCTGCGTCTGTGCAAGCGGCAGCGGCCGCGCTGGGTTTAACTGCTGAATTGGATAAACTGGTTAACGCTGCTAACAAGCTCAAGCCCGCCACAGATGAAAATAGTACCGCTACAGCAAAGTTTGCCAGTGTGTTAGCCAGCACCCGTGCTGCAATGGAAAACAATAAAAAAATCCTAGACAGCTCTACAGCCTCAGCTGAGCAAAAGGCCAAAGCACAGGCGGCACTAAACCGTCAGACTGGATTGGTGGTAGAACAAGAAACCGATTTGGCGCGGGTGCGAGAGCTAGAAACCAAAAATCTACAAGGGCTAAATGTTGAGCAGCGCAAGCTCGAACAAGAGCTTGAGCAAGTTAATCAACAATACAAGGTAGGCGCATTAACCGCTGAAGACTACCAACACAAAAAGGAGCGGATAAGTAACATCTTATCTGTGGTGAATGACCTACTCGGCGACTTTAAAGATGCACAAGACGATGCAACGAATGCAACCAAGCGAGGAACCCGCGCAACTGAAGATGCAACAAAGGCCAATGAGCGGTCTCTAAAAAGCCTACGTCAACAAAAAGAAGAGTTAGAGCGTGTAAGCCAAAGCGCCAACCGTGCTGCAACCAGCATGAGTAACTACCAAAACCGCAACCGCCCAACGGTTGAGCAGATAGTGGACTATCAGGAAAAGTACGAAACAGGGAGAGGTGCTGCCTATCGATTTGAAAGTGATGAGGTCATTGCCGAGCGCGCCCGTCGCGAGCGCGAGAAAATGCAGCAGCAACAGTACGCGCAGTTTGAGCGTGCAATTAACGCATCCACATCAACGTCAGAGCTATCCAAAATTTATGACCGGATATTTAAACAGCTCGTTTATATCGATGGCGAACAAAAGCGCGCATTGCGAGATTTAATTGACCGCCAGCGTGAATCACTCAAGCAAGTTGCCAGTGCCAAACGCAATCCCACACGCTCAAACACAATCACACCACGTGAAAACACTGAGTATTACAGCCCAAGCCCTGTGCCGACTAGGCCAAACAATAGCTCACCGCTGAGTGATGCGGTAAATGGCAAACTCGATAAATTGCTAACCCTACTGACAGGCCAGCAATCAGGTAAACGCATAGTCTTGGAACTCAAATTACCCAGTGGGAACACCGCTGAGCTGTACACCACTATCCGTGATCAACTTTTAGAAGAGCTAGAACAATTGAGTAACGCCCAATGA
- a CDS encoding tetratricopeptide repeat protein has translation MSNKIQLTPENIQQVITDPNPEKVLLLTFYSNQNPECVQQDQILDGIATAYSEHITIGVIDCDVQQALASQLAQQIGLQALPTIVILKGGSPVDMLAGAKTEEEIKEALSEHLPAPEVILLDQAKQFLASGDLNNAFGYAKKAYDIDSSNTRVKLVFADICMQIQKFDEAQALLDSVDEEQRDPYYHNLVAKLAHAAAAQDSPEVKRLEQAVEAEPDSLDLRCQLAQALLDVGKKEEALASLLMVLKKDMNYGEAKKGFLDIIASLPDGDSVASVYRRKLYSLLY, from the coding sequence ATGAGCAATAAAATTCAACTTACCCCTGAAAACATTCAGCAAGTAATAACCGATCCAAATCCAGAGAAGGTGTTGTTGCTGACCTTTTATAGCAATCAAAACCCTGAATGTGTTCAGCAAGACCAAATATTAGATGGGATCGCGACGGCTTATAGTGAGCATATAACCATAGGCGTTATTGATTGTGATGTCCAACAAGCACTGGCATCTCAACTTGCTCAGCAAATTGGTTTACAAGCTTTGCCGACGATTGTGATTTTAAAAGGTGGTTCGCCGGTAGATATGTTGGCAGGTGCAAAAACAGAAGAAGAAATTAAAGAAGCTTTGTCTGAACATCTACCAGCACCTGAAGTTATTTTACTTGATCAAGCAAAGCAATTTCTTGCAAGCGGCGATCTAAATAATGCTTTTGGTTATGCGAAGAAGGCATACGATATTGATAGTAGTAATACTCGAGTTAAGTTGGTGTTCGCTGATATCTGTATGCAAATTCAAAAATTTGATGAAGCTCAAGCATTATTAGATTCTGTAGATGAAGAACAGCGGGACCCGTATTACCATAATTTAGTTGCTAAATTGGCGCATGCTGCGGCTGCGCAAGATTCACCAGAGGTAAAGCGATTAGAACAAGCGGTGGAAGCTGAGCCTGATTCATTAGACTTACGTTGTCAGCTAGCTCAAGCTCTGTTAGATGTGGGTAAAAAAGAAGAAGCATTGGCAAGCCTACTTATGGTGCTTAAGAAAGATATGAATTACGGTGAAGCCAAAAAGGGATTCTTAGATATTATCGCTTCGCTTCCTGATGGCGATAGTGTTGCTTCAGTATATCGCCGAAAGCTATATAGTCTTCTTTACTAA
- a CDS encoding DNA topoisomerase III, which yields MKLYIAEKPSLGRAIADVLPKPHKKQDGYIEVANGDVVSWCIGHLLEQAEPEDYDAKYKKWQFHDLPIVPTQWQFKAKPKTKKQLSTLKKLLTKADEIYHAGDPDREGQLLVDEVFQFVNLPERKRATIRRLLISDLNPQAVKKALASTRSNQEFVPLSVSALARARADWLFGMNLTRAFTLAGQKAGVNTVLSVGRVQTPVLGLVVRRDLEIENFVSKPFYEVIAHINKPGWGVFEAKWVPSEACKPYMDEDGRVLVKALAENVADRISQKQATINKVETKPKKINPPLPYNLSSLQIDANKRYGLSAQQVLDICQALYEKHKLITYPRSDNRYLPQEHFVEREQVIAAAEHNQGIESKFIKLADMDLKGACWNDKKVEAHHAIIPTTKKLRSVQLGHRELQVYQLISVQYLAQFLHPYRYNETKVELEISGGQFKAQAKQITDKGFKILFKGHEAEKENLLPELQVGEQLLCEKGEVKEKQTQPPKHYTEATLLGAMTGISRFVSDQSIKKVLKDTDGLGTEATRAGIIELLFRRQFLRREGKTIYSTALGKAFIQTLPESLSLPDRTALWESLLGKIAKKETSYNQFMQPLCNELGAFINSAQSINTNALKGVPVPAFKKRGARKGKYTRKRKPSSA from the coding sequence ATGAAACTCTATATCGCAGAAAAACCCTCTTTAGGTCGAGCAATCGCCGATGTCTTACCAAAACCACATAAAAAACAAGATGGTTATATAGAAGTTGCGAATGGTGATGTGGTTTCTTGGTGTATAGGCCACTTGTTGGAACAAGCAGAACCTGAAGACTACGACGCCAAATACAAAAAATGGCAGTTTCATGATCTACCAATCGTGCCTACTCAATGGCAGTTCAAAGCAAAGCCAAAAACAAAAAAGCAGCTTAGCACTTTAAAAAAGTTACTCACAAAAGCTGATGAAATCTACCATGCTGGAGATCCAGATAGAGAAGGGCAATTGCTCGTGGACGAAGTATTTCAATTCGTAAATTTGCCAGAGCGGAAAAGAGCAACGATCCGGCGCTTGTTGATCAGTGATTTGAACCCACAAGCTGTGAAAAAGGCATTGGCTTCGACACGTTCTAATCAAGAGTTTGTTCCTTTAAGTGTATCTGCGCTTGCAAGAGCTAGAGCGGATTGGCTATTTGGTATGAATTTAACCAGAGCATTTACATTGGCTGGGCAAAAAGCGGGAGTGAATACCGTTTTGTCGGTTGGCAGAGTGCAAACGCCGGTACTTGGCTTGGTTGTTAGAAGAGATCTAGAAATCGAGAACTTTGTCTCTAAACCATTTTATGAGGTGATTGCGCACATCAATAAACCGGGTTGGGGAGTTTTTGAAGCTAAGTGGGTACCAAGTGAAGCATGTAAGCCCTATATGGACGAAGATGGGCGTGTTCTGGTTAAAGCCTTAGCTGAAAATGTTGCGGATCGGATCAGTCAAAAGCAAGCTACAATAAATAAAGTTGAAACGAAACCAAAAAAGATAAACCCGCCGTTACCCTATAACCTTTCTTCTTTGCAGATTGACGCAAACAAGCGCTACGGTTTATCGGCTCAGCAAGTGTTGGATATTTGTCAGGCACTCTATGAGAAACATAAACTGATCACTTACCCTAGATCAGATAATCGTTATCTACCACAAGAACACTTTGTTGAAAGAGAGCAAGTCATTGCGGCTGCCGAGCACAATCAGGGAATAGAAAGTAAGTTTATTAAGTTAGCTGATATGGATCTAAAAGGAGCGTGTTGGAATGACAAAAAGGTAGAAGCGCATCACGCTATTATTCCAACCACTAAAAAGCTTCGCAGTGTTCAGCTTGGACATAGAGAGTTGCAGGTCTATCAGCTCATTTCTGTACAGTACCTTGCGCAATTCTTACATCCCTACCGCTACAATGAAACTAAGGTGGAGTTGGAGATTAGTGGTGGTCAATTCAAGGCGCAAGCCAAGCAAATAACAGATAAAGGATTCAAGATACTGTTTAAAGGTCACGAGGCCGAGAAAGAAAACCTATTGCCGGAGTTACAGGTGGGAGAGCAACTTTTGTGTGAGAAAGGTGAAGTTAAAGAAAAACAAACTCAGCCGCCAAAGCATTACACAGAAGCCACATTATTAGGCGCAATGACTGGTATTTCGCGGTTTGTTTCCGATCAATCTATCAAAAAGGTATTAAAAGACACTGACGGGCTTGGCACTGAGGCGACGCGGGCCGGAATTATTGAGCTTTTGTTTAGACGGCAGTTTCTTAGACGAGAAGGTAAGACGATATACTCTACGGCACTGGGTAAGGCATTCATTCAAACCCTGCCTGAGTCACTTTCATTACCAGACAGAACTGCGCTCTGGGAATCATTGCTTGGGAAGATCGCCAAAAAGGAAACGTCGTATAATCAATTTATGCAACCGCTTTGTAATGAGTTAGGTGCATTTATTAACAGCGCTCAGTCTATCAATACGAATGCACTGAAAGGTGTGCCTGTACCTGCATTTAAAAAACGTGGGGCAAGAAAGGGGAAATATACTCGAAAGAGAAAGCCAAGCTCTGCATAA
- a CDS encoding phage tail terminator protein, producing the protein MFEIKDDFLAAGQLLETALSAVPGIRHVKALDDLAEIDKTNHTPSLFYLYYGEQLKESAYAGANTLLTQTWLVILAERKASKTAGKNIAATIRAIAGKMTGDAGPWQRVNTPIKPRYTSGHAFYPLAFTCQMKFKGALT; encoded by the coding sequence ATGTTTGAAATTAAAGATGACTTTTTAGCAGCGGGCCAACTGTTAGAAACAGCCCTAAGTGCAGTGCCTGGCATACGCCACGTTAAGGCGCTCGATGACCTAGCAGAGATAGACAAAACCAATCATACCCCGAGCTTGTTTTATCTCTACTACGGTGAGCAATTAAAGGAGAGCGCGTACGCTGGAGCTAATACCCTGTTAACGCAAACTTGGTTAGTAATTCTAGCGGAGCGAAAAGCCAGCAAAACCGCAGGCAAAAACATTGCCGCTACCATTCGTGCCATTGCCGGAAAAATGACTGGCGATGCTGGCCCGTGGCAACGCGTTAACACCCCAATCAAACCAAGATACACAAGCGGCCATGCGTTTTACCCGCTGGCCTTTACCTGTCAAATGAAGTTTAAAGGAGCACTTACATGA
- a CDS encoding gp436 family protein has protein sequence MTYAAAEDMQNRFNHQDLVLLTEREHSTPGEVDMAVLTQALEDATAEINAYLSGRYMLPLSIVPMALVRICCDIARYFLSGDNAPEHIHTRYTDALKFLQAVNQGKVALGIDSQGDKATTNDTAVMESAGSVFARNKAKGFI, from the coding sequence ATGACCTACGCTGCCGCTGAAGACATGCAAAACCGTTTTAACCACCAAGACTTGGTGCTGCTTACTGAACGTGAACACAGCACACCAGGTGAAGTGGATATGGCTGTGCTCACTCAAGCATTGGAAGATGCAACAGCTGAGATAAACGCTTATCTCTCTGGCCGTTACATGCTGCCACTTAGCATTGTACCAATGGCATTGGTGCGCATTTGTTGTGATATTGCCCGCTACTTTTTAAGCGGCGATAACGCGCCGGAGCACATACACACCCGCTATACGGACGCGCTAAAGTTTTTACAAGCAGTGAATCAAGGCAAGGTGGCGCTGGGTATTGATAGCCAAGGTGACAAGGCAACCACCAACGACACCGCCGTGATGGAATCAGCAGGCAGCGTATTTGCTCGCAACAAAGCCAAGGGGTTCATCTGA
- a CDS encoding HI1506-related protein yields the protein MAEPTIYPVRIISQQPDGYRRASITLKRGVNEHRVTEPQLEALKKDTRLTVQVIQASESAATQSHLESGSVGGDVALDLSQAPEELAHIIAALYELKPTKKPNVDELAFEVDGISGEQKPSAAERDDAWAWYQAHVVSVEQ from the coding sequence ATGGCTGAACCGACTATTTACCCTGTGCGCATTATCTCTCAGCAACCTGATGGCTACCGCCGCGCCAGCATTACCCTCAAGCGTGGCGTTAACGAGCACCGTGTTACCGAGCCTCAGCTTGAAGCGCTTAAAAAAGATACACGCCTTACGGTGCAAGTTATACAAGCAAGTGAAAGTGCAGCGACGCAATCACACTTGGAGTCAGGAAGTGTGGGCGGCGATGTAGCACTGGACTTGAGCCAAGCCCCAGAAGAACTAGCGCACATCATTGCGGCATTATATGAGCTGAAGCCAACCAAAAAGCCAAACGTGGATGAGTTGGCGTTTGAAGTGGATGGCATTAGTGGCGAGCAAAAACCGTCAGCCGCCGAGCGAGATGATGCATGGGCCTGGTATCAAGCGCATGTTGTGAGCGTGGAGCAATAA